A stretch of Henckelia pumila isolate YLH828 chromosome 4, ASM3356847v2, whole genome shotgun sequence DNA encodes these proteins:
- the LOC140867712 gene encoding transcription factor bHLH78-like, whose product MLMRLKKMMDSKVHKAEAASVNKQKKIEEIEAQLNVAEDIVRDLSEELSVVRDEMEKARREKISERMKILQGFVPGSNKVIGKALVLDEITNYIQSLQQQVEVSFLSCIMCSLSN is encoded by the exons ATGTTGATGCGCCTCAAGAAAATGATGGATTCTAAG GTTCATAAAGCAGAAGCAGCATCAGTGAATAAGCAAAAGAAGATTGAGGAAATTGAAGCCCAACTTAATGTAGCTGAGGATATTGTAAGAGATCTCAGCGAAGAGTTGAGTGTAGTGCGTGATGAGATGGAAAAG GCCCGGAGAGAAAAGATCAGTGAGAGGATGAAGATCCTGCAAGGCTTTGTTCCTGGATCTAACAAG GTTATTGGAAAAGCTCTTGTTCTTGATGAGATAACTAACTACATTCAGTCATTACAGCAACAAGTTGAGGTATCTTTCTTATCTTGCATCATGTGTAGTTTATCCAATTGA